The Verrucomicrobiales bacterium DNA window AACCGAAACGGTTCGGCATGTCGGCGCAGCTCGTATGGAGCCTCGACCGCGACCCGCTGGCAATAGCGCACGACCTCATGCGGTCGTGCGTGGTCGAAGAGATTGGCCGGCAGATCGAGCTTTCGGATCAGATCGAGTTTGGCCAATTCAGCCTGCAAGCTGTTGACGCTCGGCTCGCCAGGATCGGAGCAAACATACATCAGCACCGCAGGAATGTGATCGTCCGGATCATCGTTCTCCGCAGCCTTCGGCTCTACCGTGGCAGGGCTGAGTAAGGCATCGAGCCTGGTTCGTGTGGCCGACGGCAATCGATCATAGATCTCGCCACAGAACCGGTCGTCGTAAGCGTGAAGCGCGGCCCGAACGATGCGTTCGCTCCGATCAGCGGCCGGTGGCTCGATCTTCATACCCCGACAGCGCTGCTCGAGTTCCCCTGCTAGCCAGTCAATGCCCCGGTTTTCTCCGATGGCATGATCACGAAGCCATTCAGTCAGGACCTCGCCATCTGCAACGGTCACCTCGCGAAAACCAAGCAGAGTGCGGATCTCCGCGCGGTGGCGCTCGGCGGTGCGACCAGAGACATCCGGAAACTTCGCTGGTGCCGACCCAATGCCGAGCTGCCTCGCAACGTCGGCAAGCGTGTCGTGTTTGATCTCGTTCTGTGCGCGGGGAAATCGGCCGTGCGCACGGAAGAAGAGTAATAGCACCGCAAACGGCAATCTATTGGCCCGACTCTTGGCTGCGATGAGCGGCCCATCTGATAAAGTCAGCGTCCATCCGTCTGGCGTTTCCACAAATATGTAACGTAATCTTTGACAGGCATGTTTGTCACTCATAGAATAAGTGACGGATTATGTGATTGATTTCACGCCCGTGATTGCGGTTGGAATGACTGTCACACAATCGACCGTATTAATGACAGAGGGAGAACATGCTGGTCGGCTATATGCGCGTGTCGAAGGTGGACGGATCGCAGGTGCTCGACCTGCAGCGCGATGCGCTGCTTGCGGCTGGCGTGAAGCCCTCGCGGCTCTATGAGGATCAAGCCTCGGGCAAGAATGACGATCGGACGGGGCTAGAAGCGTGCCTCAAGTCATTGCGGGAGGGCGACACGCTAGCCGTCTGGAAGCTCGACCGTCTCGGGCGTAACCTCCGCCACCTCGTCAACACCATCCATGACCTGATGGAGCGGAAGATCGGGTTTCGAGTTCTCTCGGGCCAAGGTGCCAACATTGACACCACAACTGCCAGCGGTCGGCTCGTGTTCGGCATCTTCGCAGCGCTCGCCGAGTTCGAGCGTGAGCTCATCCGCGAAAGAACAATGGCGGGCCTGGCATCTGCGCGGGCTCGTGGGCGCAACGGTGGGCGTCCCTATACGATGACGC harbors:
- a CDS encoding DUF4158 domain-containing protein is translated as MSDKHACQRLRYIFVETPDGWTLTLSDGPLIAAKSRANRLPFAVLLLFFRAHGRFPRAQNEIKHDTLADVARQLGIGSAPAKFPDVSGRTAERHRAEIRTLLGFREVTVADGEVLTEWLRDHAIGENRGIDWLAGELEQRCRGMKIEPPAADRSERIVRAALHAYDDRFCGEIYDRLPSATRTRLDALLSPATVEPKAAENDDPDDHIPAVLMYVCSDPGEPSVNSLQAELAKLDLIRKLDLPANLFDHARPHEVVRYCQRVAVEAPYELRRHAEPFRLTALAAFAHLRGRSLTDGLVDLLIETVHRIGAHAERKVDRELLDDLKRVTGKQNILFELADASLAHPDGVVREVVFPIASEQILRDLVKEWKATGPRDSKTLILGRPFKAPKHFT
- a CDS encoding recombinase family protein, whose amino-acid sequence is MLVGYMRVSKVDGSQVLDLQRDALLAAGVKPSRLYEDQASGKNDDRTGLEACLKSLREGDTLAVWKLDRLGRNLRHLVNTIHDLMERKIGFRVLSGQGANIDTTTASGRLVFGIFAALAEFERELIRERTMAGLASARARGRNGGRPYTMTPAKLRLAQAAMAKRDTKVGDLCKELGITRQTLYRFIDPKGGLRADASKLLRRKGQKASG